A part of Dreissena polymorpha isolate Duluth1 chromosome 13, UMN_Dpol_1.0, whole genome shotgun sequence genomic DNA contains:
- the LOC127855260 gene encoding transcription factor atf-2-like isoform X1 produces the protein MLLEKTLAGYHETYYKGNYGDPDHPSIGMLDTSSRGSGQTSRLITAMLANRSMQTTPSGDAAAFSHAANAFPSSYPSGMGHSSSNGSQFNSRIFATNSSYGDDFEPSKSATSGTTQGGNPAPHVSDSGYRSYDDEAGYGSGGYIPSRKQREFIPENKKDDGYWEKRRKNNEAARRSREKRRFHDMALENKILDLTKDNCKLRNELTLIKKKFGLPQDDVFNGDETVPKRSNSMSVSSTSQSLARSSQLAELPVRYPNAPPPQSPQSTRVKHASGSYSSAAYSSYGAPPMQSSTQSESFLTRAHGDSEFLKSHSGQYDAQYPYLMKSVKDDSHQYPSRIDDQVRPLYSSTMPPNRISPSGPSLPVSAPKSYWIPTTDLTSSDSNDESEYFEGVQEQPLSLVKKRPSTENESSEDMSNASSRASNSPNSSTTLPLKLRHKLPHDGSHSPPTPPKATNPFSYSTGLAQLSEIALSQSGFAFGSYDDSQSQDEMDAYKSRSRSGSNPRALFDVKYVERRRRNNEAARKCRENRKHLTKIREVKSGYLENENGKLKEELMSLQDEMRELRGMLEKKRKTKGDAIDVEKNADCAKDNKDDIEIISASGVMNKDIKDENGKMDQD, from the exons ATGTTGCTTGAAAAAACTTTGGCGGGTTATCACGAGACGTATTATAAGGGAAATTATGGGGATCCGGACCACCCGAGCATTGG GATGCTGGACACCAGCTCGAGAGGTAGCGGCCAGACATCCCGTCTTATCACGGCTATGCTTGCAAACCGCTCCATGCAGACGACACCTAGCGGCGACGCGGCGGCGTTCTCTCACGCAGCAAACGCTTTCCCTTCTTCATACCCCAGCGGCATGGGCCATTCAAGCTCCAACGGAAGCCAGTTCAACAGCCGCATATTCGCGACCAACAGTTCGTACGGCGACGACTTCGAGCCCTCAAAATCTGCGACTTCCGGTACAACTCAGGGCGGCAACCCGGCGCCACACGTCTCGGACTCCGGATACCGTAGTTACGATGATGAGGCAGGTTACGGCTCCGGCGGCTACATTCCGAGCCGGAAGCAGCGGGAGTTCATACCGGAAAACAAGAAGGACGACGGCTATTGGGAAAAACGCCGGAAGAACAACGAGGCGGCTCGTCGTTCAAGAGAGAAGAGACGCTTTCACGATATGGCGCTTGAAAACAAAATCTTGGATCTCACTAAGGACAACTGTAAACTCCGCAACGAGCTGACGTTGATTAAAAAGAAATTTGGGTTGCCTCAAGATGACGTGTTCAACGGCGACGAAACAGTTCCAAAGAGATCAAACTCGATGTCCGTCAGCTCCACATCACAGTCGTTAGCGCGGTCGTCGCAGTTGGCGGAGCTCCCAGTCCGATACCCAAATGCTCCCCCACCCCAGTCTCCACAGTCAACGCGCGTCAAACACGCCTCAGGCTCATATTCATCCGCCGCGTACAGCTCTTACGGCGCGCCGCCGATGCAATCTTCTACACAGTCAGAATCTTTTCTCACACGCGCTCACGGAGATTCCGAATTTCTGAAATCTCACTCTGGTCAGTACGACGCTCAATATCCGTATCTCATGAAATCCGTTAAAGACGACAGCCACCAGTATCCGAGCCGCATCGATGATCAAGTTAGGCCACTGTATTCATCCACCATGCCCCCGAATCGAATTTCACCGTCCGGCCCGTCGCTCCCTGTCTCCGCTCCTAAGTCCTACTGGATCCCGACTACGGACCTGACGTCATCTGACTCGAATGACGAGTCTGAATATTTTGAAGGCGTTCAGGAGCAGCCGCTGTCGCTGGTCAAGAAACGCCCAAGCACAGAGAACGAGTCCAGCGAGGACATGTCAAACGCTTCATCACGTGCTTCAAATAGCCCGAATTCATCGACGACTTTACCGTTGAAGCTCCGTCACAAATTGCCCCATGACGGTTCTCATTCCCCACCCACTCCGCCGAAAGCGACCAATCCTTTTTCATATTCGACGGGTCTGGCACAACTGTCGGAGATCGCGCTCTCTCAGTCCGGCTTCGCCTTCGGAAGCTACGACGACAGCCAATCGCAAGATGAGATGGACGCTTACAAGAGCCGGTCCAGGAGCGGATCAAATCCGAGAGCGTTGTTCGACGTTAAATACGTGGAAAGGCGACGTCGCAATAATGAGGCCGCGCGAAAATGCCGCGAAAATCGCAAACATCTGACGAAGATCCGGGAAGTTAAATCTGGGTACTTAGAGAACGAAAACGGTAAGCTGAAGGAAGAGTTAATGAGTTTGCAGGACGAAATGCGTGAACTTCGCGGTATGCTGGAGAAGAAACGAAAGACAAAAGGCGACGCCATTGACGTTGAGAAAAATGCTGATTGCGCAAAAGACAATAAAGACGATATTGAAATCATCAGTGCGTCTGGTGTAATGAACAAAGACATTAAAGATGAAAATGGTAAAATGGACCAAGATTAA
- the LOC127855260 gene encoding transcription factor atf-2-like isoform X2 has product MLDTSSRGSGQTSRLITAMLANRSMQTTPSGDAAAFSHAANAFPSSYPSGMGHSSSNGSQFNSRIFATNSSYGDDFEPSKSATSGTTQGGNPAPHVSDSGYRSYDDEAGYGSGGYIPSRKQREFIPENKKDDGYWEKRRKNNEAARRSREKRRFHDMALENKILDLTKDNCKLRNELTLIKKKFGLPQDDVFNGDETVPKRSNSMSVSSTSQSLARSSQLAELPVRYPNAPPPQSPQSTRVKHASGSYSSAAYSSYGAPPMQSSTQSESFLTRAHGDSEFLKSHSGQYDAQYPYLMKSVKDDSHQYPSRIDDQVRPLYSSTMPPNRISPSGPSLPVSAPKSYWIPTTDLTSSDSNDESEYFEGVQEQPLSLVKKRPSTENESSEDMSNASSRASNSPNSSTTLPLKLRHKLPHDGSHSPPTPPKATNPFSYSTGLAQLSEIALSQSGFAFGSYDDSQSQDEMDAYKSRSRSGSNPRALFDVKYVERRRRNNEAARKCRENRKHLTKIREVKSGYLENENGKLKEELMSLQDEMRELRGMLEKKRKTKGDAIDVEKNADCAKDNKDDIEIISASGVMNKDIKDENGKMDQD; this is encoded by the coding sequence ATGCTGGACACCAGCTCGAGAGGTAGCGGCCAGACATCCCGTCTTATCACGGCTATGCTTGCAAACCGCTCCATGCAGACGACACCTAGCGGCGACGCGGCGGCGTTCTCTCACGCAGCAAACGCTTTCCCTTCTTCATACCCCAGCGGCATGGGCCATTCAAGCTCCAACGGAAGCCAGTTCAACAGCCGCATATTCGCGACCAACAGTTCGTACGGCGACGACTTCGAGCCCTCAAAATCTGCGACTTCCGGTACAACTCAGGGCGGCAACCCGGCGCCACACGTCTCGGACTCCGGATACCGTAGTTACGATGATGAGGCAGGTTACGGCTCCGGCGGCTACATTCCGAGCCGGAAGCAGCGGGAGTTCATACCGGAAAACAAGAAGGACGACGGCTATTGGGAAAAACGCCGGAAGAACAACGAGGCGGCTCGTCGTTCAAGAGAGAAGAGACGCTTTCACGATATGGCGCTTGAAAACAAAATCTTGGATCTCACTAAGGACAACTGTAAACTCCGCAACGAGCTGACGTTGATTAAAAAGAAATTTGGGTTGCCTCAAGATGACGTGTTCAACGGCGACGAAACAGTTCCAAAGAGATCAAACTCGATGTCCGTCAGCTCCACATCACAGTCGTTAGCGCGGTCGTCGCAGTTGGCGGAGCTCCCAGTCCGATACCCAAATGCTCCCCCACCCCAGTCTCCACAGTCAACGCGCGTCAAACACGCCTCAGGCTCATATTCATCCGCCGCGTACAGCTCTTACGGCGCGCCGCCGATGCAATCTTCTACACAGTCAGAATCTTTTCTCACACGCGCTCACGGAGATTCCGAATTTCTGAAATCTCACTCTGGTCAGTACGACGCTCAATATCCGTATCTCATGAAATCCGTTAAAGACGACAGCCACCAGTATCCGAGCCGCATCGATGATCAAGTTAGGCCACTGTATTCATCCACCATGCCCCCGAATCGAATTTCACCGTCCGGCCCGTCGCTCCCTGTCTCCGCTCCTAAGTCCTACTGGATCCCGACTACGGACCTGACGTCATCTGACTCGAATGACGAGTCTGAATATTTTGAAGGCGTTCAGGAGCAGCCGCTGTCGCTGGTCAAGAAACGCCCAAGCACAGAGAACGAGTCCAGCGAGGACATGTCAAACGCTTCATCACGTGCTTCAAATAGCCCGAATTCATCGACGACTTTACCGTTGAAGCTCCGTCACAAATTGCCCCATGACGGTTCTCATTCCCCACCCACTCCGCCGAAAGCGACCAATCCTTTTTCATATTCGACGGGTCTGGCACAACTGTCGGAGATCGCGCTCTCTCAGTCCGGCTTCGCCTTCGGAAGCTACGACGACAGCCAATCGCAAGATGAGATGGACGCTTACAAGAGCCGGTCCAGGAGCGGATCAAATCCGAGAGCGTTGTTCGACGTTAAATACGTGGAAAGGCGACGTCGCAATAATGAGGCCGCGCGAAAATGCCGCGAAAATCGCAAACATCTGACGAAGATCCGGGAAGTTAAATCTGGGTACTTAGAGAACGAAAACGGTAAGCTGAAGGAAGAGTTAATGAGTTTGCAGGACGAAATGCGTGAACTTCGCGGTATGCTGGAGAAGAAACGAAAGACAAAAGGCGACGCCATTGACGTTGAGAAAAATGCTGATTGCGCAAAAGACAATAAAGACGATATTGAAATCATCAGTGCGTCTGGTGTAATGAACAAAGACATTAAAGATGAAAATGGTAAAATGGACCAAGATTAA